A window of the Tripterygium wilfordii isolate XIE 37 chromosome 12, ASM1340144v1, whole genome shotgun sequence genome harbors these coding sequences:
- the LOC120010358 gene encoding uncharacterized protein LOC120010358: MELQTPTNQTSTQDLENPKNGRTHETHSVPEQDIDSTCSTPYVSAPSSPGHVHGPGSGPLSGGGFFYSAPASPMHFAITSSASISRALEGDDHGSNSVPFGYEFEFSARYGSNGSDQTGSMSSADELFLNGKIRPMKLSTHLERPQVLAPLIDLEDDDDSCNNDGESSRGRDLRQIRDKSMRRRTRSMSPLRTTSFQFDGNGDTCFNNDELTEQSTTNDDKYDDVLSSPSMSTPSASSSRSSSAGRNSKRWVFLKDFLYRSKSEGRASSNNKKFWSTITFSPVKEKKPINNPCEKEAPLKVKNGIGITDNQQKVKKPVNGIGKRRRVPPSAHELHYMASRAQAEEMKKRTYLPYKQGLLGCLGFSSKGYGAMNGLARAFNSASSR, from the coding sequence ATGGAGCTCCAAACTCCAACCAACCAAACCTCAACCCAAGACCttgaaaaccctaaaaatgggAGAACCCACGAAACCCACTCCGTCCCTGAACAAGACATTGACAGTACTTGCTCCACACCTTATGTCAGTGCTCCATCCAGCCCTGGTCATGTTCATGGACCCGGGTCCGGACCCCTCAGTGGTGGTGGGTTCTTCTACAGTGCACCGGCTAGTCCAATGCACTTCGCCATAACCTCGTCTGCTTCCATTTCCAGAGCTTTGGAAGGCGACGACCATGGCAGTAATTCGGTGCCATTTGGTTATGAGTTCGAGTTCTCTGCACGATATGGGTCCAACGGGTCTGATCAAACCGGGTCAATGAGCTCGGCAGATGAGTTGTTCTTGAATGGGAAGATCCGACCCATGAAGCTCTCGACCCATTTGGAGAGGCCCCAAGTTCTTGCTCCATTAATAGATCTTGAAGACGATGATGATTCGTGCAACAACGATGGCGAAAGCTCTCGCGGCAGAGATCTACGACAAATACGCGACAAGTCTATGCGGAGAAGAACCAGATCTATGTCGCCACTTAGAACGACGTCGTTTCAGTTTGATGGAAATGGAGATACCTGTTTCAACAATGATGAACTCACAGAACAGAGTACTACTAATGACGACAAATACGACGACGTTCTATCATCACCGTCAATGTCTACACCTTCTGCTTCCTCTTCAAGGTCATCTTCTGCTGGTAGGAACTCAAAGAGATGGGTTTTCTTGAAGGATTTTCTTTACAGAAGCAAAAGCGAAGGCAGAGCAAGCAGCAACAACAAGAAGTTCTGGTCAACCATCACATTCTCTCCAGTGAAAGAGAAGAAGCCCATCAATAACCCATGTGAAAAGGAAGCTCCTTTAAAGGTTAAGAATGGAATTGGTATAACAGACAATCAACAGAAGGTGAAGAAGCCAGTGAATGGAATAGGAAAGAGGAGGAGGGTACCACCATCCGCACACGAGCTTCATTACATGGCAAGTAGAGCTCAAGCTGAGGAAATGAAGAAGAGAACCTACTTGCCTTACAAGCAAGGATTGCTTGGTTGCTTAGGATTTAGTTCAAAAGGTTATGGGGCCATGAATGGCCTTGCTAGGGCTTTCAACTCTGCTTCTTCCAGGTAA
- the LOC120010061 gene encoding uncharacterized protein LOC120010061: MSEYGLAYTAYAANVAKAASRNKTTLPPADKLHMIRSQYPKSPPRFALSPYKERNIKTHKSSDTKSWWNDPEMKRKKRVVKYKLYAVEGKVKSSIKNGYRWLKRKCSKMVHGF, encoded by the coding sequence ATGAGTGAGTACGGGCTGGCTTACACGGCCTACGCAGCAAATGTAGCTAAGGCAGCCAGCCGGAACAAGACTACATTGCCTCCTGCAGACAAACTCCACATGATAAGGTCTCAATATCCCAAATCACCACCAAGATTTGCGCTTTCTCCATACAAGGAACGTaacatcaaaacccacaagTCCTCTGATACCAAGTCATGGTGGAATGATCCGgagatgaagaggaagaagagagttgtgaaatataaattatatgctGTGGAAGGGAAGGTTAAGTCTTCCATCAAAAATGGGTACCGTTGGTTGAAGAGGAAATGCTCCAAGATGGTCCATGGCTTctaa
- the LOC120010228 gene encoding calmodulin-binding protein 60 D-like has product MVPKRPFYGDDGDYEMGIPVQQSKRRNMFKDVVLDVIRGITMDEIVLRMEPFFRKVVREEIERAVQPRINASPRSLLDQVETCKERGFLLHFVNKLPSTIFTGSRIEAEDSNPVQIVLLDAATRAMVTSGPLSSKRIEVVVLDGGFGSDEKEVWTEKEFNDNIVREREGKRPLVTGELIITLKNGVGHIGEVFFTDNSSWIRCRKFRLGVKITQKTSDEVRIREGRSEPFMVKDHRGELYKKHHPPSLHDDIWRLERIAKDGAFHKRLAVCGVKTVNDFLRLYESDPSSLRNIIGNQISSKTWETIVEHATECVPDEGKFYTYTGASQSAMLLFNSIYKLVAATFDGQTYLPIEKLDLPQRLLVDDVKRQACKNMKDLVLVDAGSTISPSMALANLQPEISQTSSLQTLQLSTAHQGEPGTHLAFDQQVISAPYAYDAVDRFPKELYLPQNSLPMQMFNPLLRNSFRNADLFRIPYNGENNWPAQGELVQQSSQLSTEDIPASLWGPGSNIFFPADYDAEADVLSSFPGSFDVDMTRFRTYKAQWCKIRAALIWYSVRRHVAAKKRLAARPLIGLLQT; this is encoded by the exons ATGGTTCCAAAGAGGCCATTTTATGGGGATGATGGAGATTATGAGATGGGAATTCCAGTTCAACAGTCAAAGAGGAGAAACATGTTCAAGGA TGTTGTTCTAGATGTGATTAGAGGGATTACAATGGATGAAATTGTGTTAAGGATGGAACCCTTCTTCAGAAAAGTG GTAAGAGAGGAGATTGAACGTGCGGTTCAGCCCAGAATTAATGCGTCTCCAAG ATCCCTACTTGATCAAGTTGAAACGTGTAAAGAAAGAGGTTTTCTGTTGCATTTCGTTAACAAATTGCCATCGACGATATTTACTGGCAGCAGAATCGAAGCTGAGGATAGCAACCCTGTCCAGATTGTACTGTTAGATGCTGCTACCAGGGCTATGGTTACCTCCGGTCCCCTATCTTCGAAAAGGATTGAGGTAGTTGTTCTTGATGGTGGCTTTGGTTCTGATGAGAAAGAAGTATGGACGGAGAAAGAGTTCAATGACAACATTGTCCGTGAAAGGGAAGGGAAAAGGCCTTTGGTTACAGGAGAGCTAATTATTACCCTTAAAAATGGAGTTGGTCATATTGGAGAGGTGTTTTTCACTGACAATTCAAGCTGGATAAGGTGTCGAAAGTTCAGGTTAGGAGTAAAAATCACACAAAAAACTTCAGATGAAGTGAGGATTAGGGAAGGCAGGAGCGAGCCTTTCATGGTTAAGGATCATCGTGGCGAGT TGTATAAGAAGCATCATCCTCCATCTTTGCACGATGATATCTGGCGTTTGGAGAGGATAGCCAAAGATGGTGCCTTCCATAAACGATTAGCTGTCTGTGGAGTAAAGACTGTCAATGACTTTTTGCGTTTGTATGAGTCCGATCCATCAAGCCTACGAAAT ATAATCGGAAACCAAATATCAAGTAAGACATGGGAGACGATAGTAGAACATGCTACCGAATGTGTTCCAGATGAGGGGAAATTCTATACTTACACTGGCGCTTCACAAAGTGCGATGCTCCTGTTCAATTCAATCTACAAATTAGTTGCAGCAACATTTGATGGCCAAACTTATCTTCCTATTGAAAAACTGGACTTACCTCAAAGG CTTTTGGTGGACGATGTGAAGAGGCAAGCATGTAAAAACATGAAGGACCTAGTCTTGGTTGATGCTGGTTCCACAATTAGCCCATCAATGGCCTTGGCTAATTTGCAGCCTGAAATATCCCAAACTTCAAGCTTGCAGACTCTTCAACTCTCAACCGCACATCAAG GTGAACCAGGAACACATCTGGCTTTTGATCAACAAGTTATTTCAGCACCATATGCGTATGACGCAGTAGATAGGTTTCCAAAGGAACTCTATTTACCACAGAATAGTCTTCCTATGCAGATGTTTAATCCACTTCTAAGGAACAGTTTCAGAAATGCGGATTTATTCCGGATTCCTTACAATGGCGAAAATAATTGGCCTGCACAAGGAGAACTAGTGCAGCAAAGCAGTCAATTATCCACCGAGGACATTCCAGCATCGTTATGGGGGCCAGGTAGTAATATTTTCTTCCCAGCAGACTATGACGCTGAAGCAgatgttctttcttctttccctGGTAGCTTCGATGTAGATATGACAAGGTTCAGAACATACAAAGCTCAGTGGTGCAAGATCAGAGCTGCTCTAATATGGTATTCGGTCAGAAGACATGTTGCTGCCAAAAAAAGATTAGCAGCAAGGCCTCTAATTGGATTGCTCCAAACTTAG
- the LOC120010229 gene encoding importin subunit alpha-2-like, translating into MSLRPNARTEVRRNRYKVAVDAEEGRRRREDNMVEIRKNRREESLQKKRREGLQPQQMPASTLSSALEKKLEHLPAMVAGVWSDDKNLQLEATTQFRKLLSIERSPPIEEVIQAGVVPRFVEFLMREDYPQLQFESAWALTNIASGTSENTKVVIDHGAVPIFVKLLASPSDDVREQAVWALGNVAGDSPRCRDLVLGHGALLALLSQLNEHAKLSMLRNATWTLSNFCRGKPQPPFDQVKPALPALARLIHSNDEEVLTDACWALSYLSDGTNEKIQAVIEAGVCPRLVELLMHPSPSLLVPALRTVGNIVTGDDMQTQCIINHQALPCLLTLLTNNYKKSIKKEACWSISNITAGNKDQIQSVIEAQIIGPLVHLLQNAEFDIKKEAAWAISNATSGGTHDQIKYLVSQGCIKPLCDLLICPDPRIVTVCLEGLENILKAGEADKNLGNTGGVNLYAQLIDDAEGLEKIENLQSHDNTEIYEKAVKILETYWLEEEDETMPPGDAPQGFQFGGGEVPTVPSGGFNFS; encoded by the exons ATGTCGCTGAGGCCGAATGCCAGGACCGAGGTGAGGCGGAACCGGTACAAGGTGGCGGTGGATGCGGAGGAGGGCAGGAGGAGGCGCGAGGACAACATGGTTGAGATCCGTAAGAATCGACGGGAGGAGAGTTTGCAGAAGAAGCGACGTGAGGGGCTCCAGCCGCAGCAGATGCCTGCCTCTACCCTCTCTTCAGCTCTCGAAAAGAAG TTGGAACATCTACCAGCCATGGTTGCTGGTGTTTGGTCAGATGATAAGAACCTACAGCTTGAGGCCACCACCCAGTTCAGAAAACTGCTATCGATTG AACGCAGCCCTCCAATTGAGGAAGTTATTCAAGCTGGTGTTGTTCCACGGTTTGTTGAGTTTCTTATGAGGGAGGATTACCCACAGCTTCAG tTTGAGTCTGCCTGGGCCCTTACAAATATTGCCTCGGGGACATCAGAGAACACCAAGGTTGTGATTGACCATGGTGCTGTCCCAATCTTTGTGAAACTTCTTGCCTCTCCTAGTGATGATGTTCGTGAGCAG GCTGTGTGGGCACTGGGAAATGTTGCTGGTGACTCTCCAAGATGTCGTGATTTAGTCCTTGGGCATGGTGCTTTGCTTGCTTTATTGTCACAGCTTAATGAGCACGCCAAGCTTTCCATGCTGAGAAATGCTACTTGGACATTGTCAAACTTTTGCCGGGGCAAACCTCAGCCACCCTTTGATCAG GTTAAGCCTGCACTTCCAGCTCTAGCACGTCTTATTCATTCAAATGACGAAGAAGTCTTGACAGATGCATGTTGGGCACTTTCTTATCTATCTGATGGTACGAATGAAAAAATTCAAGCTGTTATTGAGGCGGGGGTGTGCCCCAGGCTTGTTGAGCTTTTAAT GCACCCATCTCCTTCTTTGCTTGTTCCTGCCCTTCGCACTGTTGGAAATATTGTCACTGGTGATGATATGCAGACTCAG TGTATTATCAACCATCAAGCATTGCCTTGCCTTTTGACACTGTTGacaaataattacaaaaagAGCATAAAAAAGGAAGCTTGTTGGAGCATCTCAAATATTACAGCTGGCAACAAAGACCAAATTCAG TCTGTAATTGAGGCTCAAATTATTGGCCCACTTGTTCATCTGCTTCAAAATGCTGAGTTTGACATCAAGAAAGAGGCTGCCTGGGCAATCTCGAATGCAACATCTGGGGGTACACATGACCAGATCAA GTACCTTGTAAGCCAAGGTTGCATAAAGCCCTTGTGTGACCTTCTCATCTGCCCTGATCCAAGGATTGTTACCGTCTGCTTAGAAGGTCTTGAGAACATCTTGAAGGCTGGAGAAGCTGACAAGAATTTGGGTAATACCGGAGGTGTTAATCTATATGCTCAACTGATTGATGACGCTGAGGGTTTAGAGAAGATTGAGAACCTTCAGTCTCATGACAATACTGAGATATATGAGAAGGCAGTGAAGATTCTTGAGACATATTGGTTGGAAGAGGAGGATGAAACAATGCCGCCAGGTGATGCTCCTCAAGGGTTCCAGTTTGGAGGTGGTGAAGTTCCCACAGTACCTTCTGGTGGATTTAACTTCAGCTGA